Proteins encoded by one window of Streptomyces sp. LX-29:
- a CDS encoding Crp/Fnr family transcriptional regulator, which yields MSLFEDGRPFLSALSTDDRRALLALGGPKTYRRGAVVLRENDATSFVVAIISGWAKVSVGTERGIRLILALRGAGEVVGDQAAIDHRPRSATVAALGDVHAVVVSGDKFRKYLADRPIATMLIMRQFSSRLRSSDGERRSLASERVIQRLAARLIEIAERTGRPDGDAIRVDLPLPQHELAAAVGTGREAVAKALKLLRSQGVVRTGPRRFEVLDLGLLRLLAEGRGAGEDSGLG from the coding sequence ATGAGTCTGTTCGAGGACGGCAGGCCCTTCCTGTCCGCACTCTCCACCGACGATCGCCGTGCGCTGCTGGCACTCGGCGGGCCCAAGACCTATCGGCGCGGTGCCGTGGTGCTGCGCGAGAACGACGCCACCTCCTTCGTGGTGGCGATCATCTCCGGCTGGGCCAAGGTCTCGGTCGGCACCGAGCGCGGCATCCGGCTGATACTCGCCCTGCGCGGCGCCGGCGAGGTGGTCGGCGACCAGGCCGCCATCGACCACCGCCCGCGCAGCGCCACCGTCGCCGCGCTCGGCGACGTCCACGCGGTGGTCGTCTCCGGCGACAAGTTCCGCAAGTACCTGGCGGACCGGCCCATCGCCACCATGCTGATCATGCGTCAGTTCAGCTCCCGGCTGCGGAGTTCGGACGGCGAGCGGCGGTCGCTCGCCTCCGAGCGGGTGATCCAGCGCCTCGCGGCCCGGCTGATCGAGATAGCCGAGCGCACCGGTCGTCCCGACGGCGACGCCATCCGGGTCGATCTGCCGCTGCCCCAGCACGAGCTGGCCGCCGCGGTGGGCACCGGCCGGGAGGCGGTGGCCAAGGCGCTGAAGCTGCTGCGCAGCCAGGGCGTCGTACGGACCGGACCGCGCCGGTTCGAGGTGCTGGACCTGGGTCTGCTGCGACTGCTCGCAGAGGGCCGTGGCGCGGGTGAGGACAGCGGCCTCGGGTGA
- a CDS encoding polynucleotide kinase-phosphatase — protein MTTETTRRTLAVTDLSLVVLIGSTGSGKSTFARRHFKPTEVISSDFCRGLVADDENDQSASGDAFDLLHYIAGKRLAAGRLTVVDATNVQAESRRQLVRLAREYDVLPIAIVLDVPEAVCAERNAGRADRAGLPRRVIQRHQRELRRSLRHLEREGFRKVHHLRGVAEIEGAEISLERRFNDLRHLTGPFDIIGDIHGCRAELDALLAKLGYVDGAHPEGRTAVFVGDLVDRGPDSPGVLRRVMDMVAAGTALCVPGNHENKLGHWLAGRKVRIAHGLAETVEQLEREGERDPGFRDRVRTFLDGLVSHYVLDGGALVVSHAGLPEKYHGRTSGRVRAHALYGDTTGETDEFGLPVRYPWAEDYRGRAAVVYGHTPTPTASWLNNTICLDTGCVFGGRLTALRWPERELVDVPAERVWYEPVKPLRPEAPGGADGRPLDLADVVGRRGVETRRLGRIAVKEESAAAALEVMSRFAVDPRLLAYLPPTMAPCATSHEEGYLEHPTEAFAAYRADGVRQVVCEEKHMGSRAVALVCRDAAAARERFGVSTEVTGALYTRTGRPFFDDSAVTERLLARVRDAITAAGLWQELDTDWLLLDAELLPWSLKSAGLLRRQYAAVGAASGAVFPGALAALEATAARGVAGVGGDDGLLARQRERAADAAAFTEAYRRYCWPVDGLEGVRLAPFQLLAARGRTLATVGHDTQLGWLDRLVEQDASGLLRRTGRLYVDTEDEASVAAGVRWWLELTEAGGEGMVVKPLEGFVRRPDGGLVQPGVKCRGREYLRIIYGPEYTRPDNLERLRVRHLGHKRSLALREYALGLEALDRLADGEPLWRVHEAVFAVLALESEPVDPRL, from the coding sequence ATGACCACCGAAACCACTCGGCGCACGCTCGCCGTCACCGACCTGTCCCTGGTGGTCCTGATCGGCTCCACCGGATCCGGTAAGTCGACCTTCGCCCGCCGGCACTTCAAGCCCACCGAGGTGATCTCCTCGGACTTCTGCCGCGGCCTGGTCGCCGACGACGAGAACGACCAGAGCGCCAGCGGCGACGCCTTCGACCTGCTGCACTACATCGCCGGCAAGCGGCTGGCCGCCGGCCGGCTGACCGTGGTCGACGCGACCAACGTGCAGGCGGAGTCCCGCAGACAACTGGTCCGGCTGGCCCGGGAGTACGACGTGCTGCCCATCGCCATCGTCCTCGACGTGCCCGAGGCGGTCTGCGCCGAACGCAACGCCGGGCGCGCCGACCGCGCCGGGCTGCCGCGCCGGGTCATCCAGCGCCACCAGCGGGAACTGCGCCGTTCGCTGCGCCACCTGGAGCGCGAGGGATTCCGCAAGGTGCACCACCTGCGCGGCGTGGCGGAGATCGAGGGCGCCGAGATATCGCTGGAGCGGCGCTTCAACGACCTGCGCCACCTCACCGGACCGTTCGACATCATCGGTGACATCCACGGCTGCCGCGCGGAGCTGGACGCGCTGCTGGCCAAGCTCGGCTATGTCGACGGGGCACACCCCGAAGGCCGTACCGCCGTCTTCGTCGGCGACCTGGTCGACCGCGGTCCGGACAGCCCCGGCGTGCTGCGCCGCGTCATGGACATGGTGGCCGCCGGTACCGCCCTGTGCGTCCCCGGCAACCACGAGAACAAGCTGGGCCACTGGCTGGCCGGGCGCAAGGTGCGGATCGCCCACGGCCTCGCCGAGACCGTCGAGCAGTTGGAGCGGGAGGGCGAGCGGGACCCGGGGTTCCGGGACCGGGTGCGCACCTTCCTGGACGGCCTGGTCAGCCACTACGTGCTGGACGGCGGCGCGCTGGTGGTCAGCCACGCCGGGCTGCCGGAGAAGTACCACGGCCGCACCTCCGGCCGGGTTCGGGCGCACGCCCTGTACGGCGACACGACCGGCGAGACCGACGAGTTCGGGCTGCCGGTGCGCTACCCGTGGGCCGAGGACTACCGCGGCCGCGCCGCCGTCGTCTACGGCCACACCCCGACACCCACCGCCTCCTGGCTGAACAACACCATCTGCCTGGACACCGGTTGCGTCTTCGGCGGCCGGTTGACCGCACTGCGCTGGCCCGAGCGTGAGCTGGTGGACGTGCCCGCGGAGCGGGTCTGGTACGAACCGGTCAAGCCGCTGCGTCCGGAAGCGCCCGGAGGAGCCGACGGTCGGCCGTTGGACCTGGCCGACGTCGTCGGACGGCGCGGCGTGGAGACCCGCCGGCTGGGGCGGATCGCGGTGAAGGAGGAGAGCGCCGCGGCCGCGCTGGAGGTGATGAGCCGCTTCGCCGTCGACCCACGGCTGCTGGCCTACCTTCCGCCGACCATGGCGCCCTGCGCGACCTCGCACGAGGAGGGCTATCTGGAGCACCCGACCGAGGCCTTCGCCGCCTACCGCGCGGACGGCGTGCGCCAGGTGGTGTGCGAGGAGAAGCACATGGGGTCGCGGGCGGTGGCCCTGGTCTGCCGCGACGCGGCGGCCGCGCGGGAGCGCTTCGGCGTCTCGACGGAGGTGACCGGCGCCCTGTACACCCGCACCGGTCGCCCCTTCTTCGACGACTCCGCCGTCACCGAGCGGCTGCTGGCCCGGGTCCGCGACGCGATCACCGCCGCGGGGCTGTGGCAGGAGCTGGACACCGACTGGCTGCTGCTCGACGCCGAGCTGCTGCCCTGGTCGCTGAAGTCGGCCGGGCTGCTGCGCAGGCAGTACGCGGCGGTCGGCGCCGCCTCCGGCGCCGTCTTCCCCGGCGCCCTGGCCGCGCTGGAGGCGACGGCCGCCCGCGGGGTGGCGGGTGTCGGCGGGGACGACGGGCTGCTGGCCCGGCAGCGCGAGCGGGCGGCCGACGCGGCCGCGTTCACCGAGGCGTACCGCCGCTACTGCTGGCCGGTCGACGGCCTGGAAGGGGTGCGGCTCGCCCCCTTCCAACTGCTCGCCGCGCGGGGCCGCACCCTCGCCACTGTCGGCCACGACACCCAACTCGGCTGGCTGGACCGGCTGGTCGAGCAGGACGCCAGCGGGCTGCTGCGGCGCACCGGTCGGCTGTACGTGGACACCGAGGACGAGGCGTCGGTGGCGGCCGGCGTGCGCTGGTGGCTGGAGCTGACCGAGGCCGGCGGCGAGGGCATGGTCGTCAAGCCGCTGGAGGGCTTCGTCCGCAGGCCCGACGGCGGGCTCGTGCAGCCGGGCGTCAAGTGCCGCGGCCGTGAGTACCTGCGGATCATCTACGGCCCGGAGTACACCCGCCCCGACAACCTGGAACGACTGCGGGTGCGCCACCTCGGCCACAAGCGGTCCCTGGCGCTGCGCGAGTACGCGCTGGGTCTGGAGGCGCTCGACCGCCTGGCGGACGGCGAACCGCTGTGGCGGGTGCACGAGGCGGTGTTCGCGGTGCTCGCGCTGGAGTCGGAGCCGGTCGACCCACGGCTGTAG
- a CDS encoding 3' terminal RNA ribose 2'-O-methyltransferase Hen1 has product MFLTITTTGDAGRPATDLGFLLHKHPDKAQRFSTSHGTAHVFYPEATEARCTVALLLEVDPVALVRRGRGKAAGAAHQALAGYVNDRPYAASSLLAVALSAVFSSALKGRCAARPELPGRALPLRVEVPALPVRGGAELVVRLFEPLGWSVTAEPVPLDERFPEWGDSRYVRLVLDGEQRLADALRHLYVLLPVLDDAKHYWVAPDEVDKLLRTGEGWLERHPEQRLITSRYLARRAALTRDALDRLELARLAEADGIEAEELDNAVDESSDTEERPVPLAVRRREAILDALRATGAARVLDLGCGQGQLVAELLKDVRFTEVVGVDVSMRALHIAARRLRLDRMPERQAARVRLLQGSLAYTDTRLAGYDAAVLSEVVEHVDLDRLNALEYAVFGAARPTTVVVTTPNVEYNVRWETLPAGHVRHADHRFEWTRQEFRAWADTVAERYGYRVEFRPVGPDDPEVGPPTQLALFSRRDGSETTREGSETAHDGSKTTHDGSETTREGSETATALDGSGPAHDRSETPHDGSKTTHDRSETTKGVA; this is encoded by the coding sequence GTGTTCCTGACGATAACCACCACCGGCGACGCCGGGCGCCCGGCTACCGACCTGGGCTTCCTGCTGCACAAGCACCCCGACAAGGCACAGCGGTTCTCCACCTCGCACGGCACGGCCCATGTGTTCTACCCCGAGGCGACCGAGGCGCGGTGCACGGTCGCGCTGCTGCTGGAGGTCGACCCCGTGGCGCTGGTGCGCCGGGGGCGGGGGAAGGCGGCGGGCGCCGCTCACCAGGCGCTGGCGGGTTACGTCAACGACCGGCCGTACGCGGCCTCGTCGCTGCTGGCGGTGGCGTTGAGCGCGGTGTTCTCCAGCGCGCTCAAGGGGCGGTGCGCGGCGCGGCCGGAGCTGCCCGGGCGGGCGCTGCCGCTGCGGGTGGAGGTGCCGGCGCTGCCCGTGCGGGGCGGGGCGGAGCTGGTCGTGCGGCTCTTCGAACCGCTGGGCTGGAGCGTGACGGCGGAGCCGGTGCCGCTGGACGAGCGGTTCCCGGAGTGGGGCGACTCGCGGTATGTGCGGCTGGTGCTCGACGGCGAGCAGCGGCTGGCCGACGCGCTGCGCCACCTCTACGTGCTGCTGCCCGTGCTGGACGACGCCAAGCACTACTGGGTGGCGCCCGACGAGGTGGACAAGCTGCTGCGGACCGGGGAGGGTTGGCTGGAGCGCCACCCCGAGCAGCGGCTGATCACCAGCCGCTATCTGGCCCGTCGTGCCGCGCTGACCCGCGACGCGCTGGACCGGCTGGAGCTCGCCCGACTCGCCGAGGCCGACGGCATCGAGGCCGAGGAGCTGGACAACGCGGTCGACGAGAGTTCGGACACCGAGGAGCGCCCGGTGCCGCTGGCGGTACGGCGCCGCGAGGCGATCCTCGACGCGCTGCGCGCGACCGGGGCGGCGCGGGTGCTCGACCTGGGCTGCGGCCAGGGTCAGCTGGTGGCCGAGCTGCTCAAGGACGTGCGGTTCACCGAGGTGGTCGGCGTCGACGTGTCGATGCGCGCCCTGCACATCGCCGCCCGGCGGCTGCGCCTGGACCGGATGCCCGAGCGGCAGGCGGCACGGGTCCGGCTGTTGCAGGGCTCGCTGGCGTACACCGACACCCGCCTCGCCGGGTATGACGCCGCCGTGCTCAGCGAGGTCGTGGAGCACGTCGACCTGGATCGGCTGAACGCCCTGGAGTACGCGGTGTTCGGCGCGGCGCGGCCCACCACGGTCGTCGTGACCACGCCCAACGTCGAGTACAACGTGCGCTGGGAGACGCTGCCCGCGGGCCACGTCCGCCACGCCGACCACCGCTTCGAGTGGACCAGACAGGAGTTCCGCGCCTGGGCCGACACCGTCGCGGAGCGGTACGGATACCGGGTGGAGTTCCGGCCGGTCGGGCCGGACGACCCCGAGGTGGGGCCGCCGACCCAGCTGGCCCTGTTCAGCAGGCGCGACGGCAGCGAGACCACGCGCGAAGGCAGTGAGACCGCGCACGACGGCAGCAAGACCACACACGACGGCAGCGAGACCACGCGCGAAGGCAGTGAGACCGCGACCGCGCTCGACGGCAGTGGGCCCGCGCACGACCGCAGCGAGACCCCGCACGACGGCAGCAAGACCACACACGACCGCAGCGAGACCACGAAGGGCGTGGCATGA
- the mmuM gene encoding homocysteine S-methyltransferase: MSASVPTTPLSLALERGPLVLDGGLSNQLEAQGCDLSDALWSARLLADEPRQIETAHAAYVRAGARVLITSSYQATFEGFARRGLDRRAAEGLLRRSVELARRAAAGAETGADREVWVAASVGPFGAMLADGSEYRGRYGLSVAELERFHRPRIETLAASAPDVLALETVPDVDEAEALLRAVAGCGVPVWLSYSIAGETTRAGQPLADAFALAAGDDQVIAVGVNCCEPGDADRAVAIASQTTGKPVVVYPNSGEEWDAAARRWRGRATFGAQRVAAWRAAGARLIGGCCRVGPDRIAELATALEAA; encoded by the coding sequence ATGTCCGCTTCCGTCCCCACCACGCCGCTCTCACTCGCGCTGGAGCGCGGGCCGCTTGTCCTCGACGGCGGTCTGTCCAACCAGTTGGAGGCCCAGGGCTGCGACCTGTCCGACGCGCTGTGGTCGGCCCGGCTGCTCGCCGACGAGCCGCGGCAGATCGAGACGGCGCACGCCGCGTATGTGCGCGCGGGCGCGCGGGTGCTCATCACCTCCAGCTATCAGGCCACCTTCGAGGGCTTCGCCCGGCGGGGGCTGGACCGCCGGGCGGCGGAGGGCCTGCTGCGGCGCAGCGTGGAGCTGGCGCGACGGGCGGCGGCGGGGGCGGAGACGGGGGCGGACCGCGAGGTCTGGGTGGCCGCCTCGGTCGGCCCGTTCGGGGCGATGCTGGCCGACGGCAGCGAGTACCGGGGCCGGTACGGGCTGAGCGTGGCCGAGCTGGAGCGGTTCCACCGGCCGCGGATCGAGACGCTGGCCGCGAGCGCCCCGGACGTGCTGGCTCTGGAGACGGTGCCGGACGTCGACGAGGCCGAGGCGCTGCTGCGGGCGGTGGCCGGCTGCGGGGTGCCGGTGTGGCTCTCGTACAGCATCGCGGGGGAGACCACCCGGGCCGGGCAGCCGTTGGCCGACGCCTTCGCCCTGGCGGCCGGCGACGACCAGGTGATCGCCGTCGGGGTGAACTGCTGCGAACCGGGCGACGCGGACCGCGCGGTGGCGATCGCCTCCCAGACCACCGGCAAGCCGGTGGTCGTCTATCCGAACAGCGGTGAGGAGTGGGACGCGGCGGCGCGCCGCTGGCGCGGGCGGGCCACGTTCGGGGCGCAACGGGTCGCGGCCTGGCGCGCGGCGGGGGCCCGGCTCATCGGCGGCTGCTGCCGGGTCGGGCCGGACCGCATCGCGGAGCTCGCCACCGCCTTGGAGGCCGCGTAG
- a CDS encoding LLM class F420-dependent oxidoreductase: protein MDLRIFTEPQQGASYDTLLSVAKATEDLGFDAFFRSDHYLHMGDVDGLPGPTDAWITLAGLARETRRIRLGTLMTAGTFRLPGVLAIQVAQVDQMSGGRVEFGLGAGWFEAEHTAYGIPFPKEKLARLEEQLAIVTGLWQTPVGEKFSYAGDFYQLTDSPALPKPAQSKIPVLVGGMGATRTPRIAAAYADEFNMPFGNLEDSRRQFDRVREAAVAAGRAASDLVYSNALVACVGKDDAEVARRAAAIGREVDELKTNGLAGSPSEVVDKIGRYAEIGSSRIYLQILDLHDLDHLELISSHVQSQLG from the coding sequence ATGGATCTGCGCATCTTCACCGAGCCCCAGCAGGGGGCGAGCTACGACACCCTGCTCTCCGTCGCCAAGGCCACCGAGGATCTCGGCTTCGACGCCTTCTTCCGCTCCGACCACTACCTGCACATGGGTGACGTGGACGGGCTGCCCGGGCCGACGGACGCCTGGATCACCCTGGCCGGCCTGGCGCGGGAGACCCGTCGGATCCGGCTGGGCACCCTGATGACCGCGGGGACCTTCCGGCTGCCCGGCGTGCTGGCCATCCAGGTGGCACAGGTCGACCAGATGTCCGGCGGCCGAGTGGAGTTCGGGCTGGGCGCGGGATGGTTCGAGGCGGAGCACACGGCGTACGGCATCCCGTTCCCGAAGGAGAAGCTCGCGCGGCTGGAGGAGCAGCTCGCGATCGTCACCGGGTTGTGGCAGACCCCGGTGGGCGAGAAGTTCAGCTACGCCGGGGACTTCTACCAGCTCACCGACTCGCCCGCGCTGCCCAAGCCGGCGCAGTCCAAGATCCCGGTGCTCGTGGGCGGGATGGGCGCCACCCGCACCCCGCGGATCGCCGCCGCCTACGCCGACGAGTTCAACATGCCCTTCGGCAATCTGGAGGACAGCCGACGGCAGTTCGACCGGGTGCGTGAGGCAGCCGTGGCCGCCGGTCGCGCGGCGAGCGACCTGGTGTACTCCAACGCCCTCGTCGCCTGCGTCGGCAAGGACGACGCCGAGGTCGCCCGGCGGGCGGCGGCGATCGGTCGGGAGGTCGACGAGCTGAAGACCAACGGGCTGGCCGGCTCCCCGTCCGAGGTGGTCGACAAGATCGGCCGCTACGCCGAGATCGGCTCCTCCAGGATCTACCTCCAGATCCTGGACCTGCACGACCTCGACCACCTGGAGCTCATCTCCTCCCACGTGCAGTCCCAGTTGGGCTAG
- a CDS encoding DUF6099 family protein produces MDAMRLIGATRHALAQAGSVQDVVAEAWQVHALAEAIGGHLAVNGPAAARAEARGLCEAGCRARGALHHPALHHPAVRNGGMRAVQLTEVRDVRRVLLALGELLGDAGIALVGIASNTEEEALYWQCVESIDAADESRDRVRGILRHLERPLEVWEHGGAA; encoded by the coding sequence ATGGACGCGATGCGGCTGATAGGGGCCACTCGGCATGCCCTGGCGCAGGCCGGGAGTGTGCAGGACGTCGTCGCCGAGGCATGGCAGGTTCACGCGTTGGCGGAGGCGATCGGCGGGCACCTCGCGGTGAACGGTCCGGCGGCCGCGCGGGCGGAGGCGCGCGGCCTGTGCGAGGCGGGATGCAGGGCGCGCGGCGCGTTGCACCACCCCGCCCTGCATCACCCGGCCGTGCGCAACGGGGGCATGCGGGCCGTTCAGCTGACCGAGGTGAGGGATGTCAGAAGAGTGCTGCTGGCGCTGGGCGAGTTGCTCGGGGACGCGGGCATCGCACTGGTCGGCATCGCCTCCAACACGGAGGAGGAGGCGCTGTACTGGCAGTGTGTGGAGTCGATAGACGCCGCCGACGAGTCCAGAGACCGGGTGCGCGGCATACTCCGGCACCTCGAGCGGCCGCTTGAGGTGTGGGAACACGGCGGCGCCGCCTGA
- a CDS encoding nucleotide pyrophosphohydrolase produces MAALRRRLGDFAAARDWQPYHTPKNLAAALSVEASELVEIFQWLTPEESARVMADPKTAARVEDEVADVLAYLLQFCDVLEIDPLAALAAKIDRNEQRFPIGGSEPSCRHSM; encoded by the coding sequence ATCGCCGCCCTCCGCCGCCGCCTCGGCGACTTCGCGGCGGCCCGCGACTGGCAGCCGTACCACACGCCGAAGAACCTGGCCGCGGCGTTGAGCGTCGAGGCGTCGGAGCTGGTGGAGATCTTCCAGTGGCTCACGCCGGAGGAGTCCGCGCGGGTGATGGCGGATCCGAAGACGGCCGCGCGGGTGGAGGACGAGGTCGCCGACGTGCTCGCGTATCTGCTGCAGTTCTGCGATGTGTTGGAGATCGATCCGTTGGCCGCGCTGGCCGCGAAAATCGATCGGAACGAGCAGCGGTTCCCCATCGGCGGGTCCGAACCCTCGTGTCGTCACTCTATGTAG
- a CDS encoding ATP-binding protein, with product MSTPTLRPVVTELRLSAFKTHSRAAFPLGPLTLFTGPSGSGKSGVLEAYAALARLAGGESLDEVFRDPEGCVPRHARPDAQGRRGFRIGCTVDGPVGPVRLDVAVQAEPELRVVGERMTGGGETLLETALRDPRRRTVQAAWHTAGSVAVTRAPLPDDRLATALLPLRVAGKTSGQLLALAAAEQVVIALRSVFSCDPRPELMRLPAPRGEARLRSGCENLAAVLLRTRGECARRHAALVAAVRAGCGGPVGDLVAERLDGGAVRAVLEQGALGAMPVERLGDGELRFIALALVLLTGPDVLEVDTVADVLPAQQALTVLVDGLDRCLDRRQARELLDVAARMCARGHVRLVGVVGEGTDVAAPASVVHLGG from the coding sequence ATGAGCACACCGACACTGCGGCCCGTGGTGACCGAGCTCAGGCTCTCGGCCTTCAAGACCCACTCGCGCGCCGCCTTTCCGCTGGGGCCGCTGACCCTGTTCACCGGGCCGAGCGGGAGCGGCAAGAGCGGGGTGCTGGAGGCGTACGCCGCGCTGGCCCGGTTGGCCGGCGGGGAGTCCCTGGACGAGGTGTTCCGGGATCCGGAAGGGTGCGTGCCGCGCCACGCGCGCCCCGACGCGCAAGGCCGGCGCGGCTTCCGCATCGGCTGTACGGTCGACGGTCCGGTCGGTCCGGTACGGCTCGACGTCGCCGTCCAGGCCGAGCCCGAGTTGCGGGTGGTGGGCGAGCGGATGACCGGCGGCGGGGAGACGCTGCTAGAGACGGCGCTGCGCGACCCGCGCCGGCGTACGGTCCAGGCCGCCTGGCACACGGCGGGCTCGGTGGCCGTGACCCGCGCCCCGCTGCCCGACGACCGGCTGGCCACCGCGCTGCTTCCGCTGCGCGTCGCCGGCAAGACCTCCGGTCAGCTGCTCGCGTTGGCGGCGGCGGAGCAGGTGGTCATCGCGCTGCGCTCGGTCTTCAGCTGCGATCCGCGACCGGAACTGATGCGGTTACCCGCGCCGCGAGGCGAGGCCCGGCTGCGCAGCGGCTGCGAGAACCTCGCGGCGGTGCTGCTGCGGACGCGCGGCGAGTGCGCCCGACGGCATGCCGCCCTGGTCGCGGCGGTACGGGCCGGCTGTGGTGGGCCGGTCGGCGATCTCGTGGCCGAGCGACTCGACGGCGGCGCGGTGCGTGCCGTCCTGGAGCAGGGCGCCCTCGGCGCGATGCCGGTCGAGCGACTCGGCGACGGCGAGCTGCGCTTCATCGCCCTCGCGCTGGTCCTTCTCACCGGCCCCGACGTCCTGGAGGTGGACACCGTGGCCGACGTGCTCCCGGCCCAACAGGCGCTGACCGTGCTCGTCGACGGGCTGGATCGCTGCCTGGACCGGCGGCAGGCGCGTGAGCTGCTGGACGTGGCCGCGCGGATGTGCGCCCGGGGGCACGTCCGGCTGGTGGGGGTCGTGGGTGAGGGAACGGACGTGGCCGCTCCCGCGTCGGTGGTACACCTGGGAGGGTGA
- a CDS encoding cell division protein SepF, producing the protein MHISNAADEQWEGLAQVVPLRGRNEWPSWHNHRALPEEEPPHENADADGRRLVVLRVQVFSDAREVAEYLIAQIPVLLDLNAADTDVAKRILDFCSGVVFGLGSGMHRVDTNIFLLAPAGTEVAQAPLKPAQPQ; encoded by the coding sequence ATGCACATATCCAATGCGGCCGACGAGCAGTGGGAAGGGCTCGCCCAGGTCGTCCCGTTGCGCGGCAGGAACGAGTGGCCCTCCTGGCACAACCACCGGGCGCTTCCCGAAGAGGAGCCACCGCACGAGAACGCCGACGCCGACGGGCGGCGGCTGGTCGTGCTCCGGGTCCAGGTCTTCTCGGACGCCCGCGAGGTGGCGGAGTACCTCATCGCGCAGATCCCGGTCCTGCTGGACCTGAACGCGGCCGACACCGACGTGGCCAAGCGCATCCTGGACTTCTGCAGCGGGGTCGTCTTCGGGCTCGGGAGCGGGATGCACCGCGTCGACACCAACATCTTCCTGCTCGCCCCCGCCGGCACCGAGGTGGCCCAGGCCCCGTTGAAGCCCGCCCAGCCCCAGTAG